The Planctomycetia bacterium genome segment GTTCCAGCGGCACGCCGCCCTGGTTCGCCAGCACGAAGGTGTTTACTTTGCGACCGTTGGCGGCACTGATGCTGCCGAAGTCGGTGTTGTCCGCCACCTGAGGCGTCACGTCGCCATCGTTGATCGCAACGCCGTTGCCCGACACCAAGGCGACGGGCGGCTTGATCCGCTCGATCGCTTCGAGCGCGCCGCGCGCGTTCAAGCGTCCGCCCGTGAAGACCTTGCCGTTCAACGACGGAATTCGATCGACGCCTTCCAAGATGGCCTGCCGAATCTCGCCGTACGTGGCAGTCGGCGCGTGCGCCCCCACCAGTGCCGCAACGCCAGCGGTGTATGGAGAAGAGAACGACGTGCCGTTGATGTAGCCGTAGCCGCCTTCGACCATCGTGGTCATGATATCGACACCCGGCGCGCCGATATCGACGTTGTTGATGCCGTAGTTGGAAAAGGAAGCGATGTTGTCCGCCGCGTCTGTCGCGGCCACCGCGATGATGTTGTCATAGGGGTAGCTGGCGGGGTAATCCGGCGCGCGATCGTTGCTGTCGCCGATGCCGTCGAAGCCGCCGTTACCGGCCGCCGCGACATACAAAATGTTGGCATCGCGGTGCGCTTCGATCGACGTGCGGTCCGCTTCGCTGGGCGGCCCGCCGCCATAGCTATGATTGGACACGCGCACATTCGTGCCGCGCAACCGCATCATTGTGGCGTAGTTGACCGCCTCGACGATCGCGGCGTTGTCCAGGCTGCCGTCGGCTGCCGCGATCTTCAACGCCATGATCTGCGTCGACCAGTTGATCCCTACGGTGCCGACGCCATTGTTGCCCACGGCGCCGATCGTCCCCGCCACCGCAGTGCCGTGACCCGCTTCGTCCATCGGATCGGCGTCGCGCTCGCCGAAGTCGTAGCCATGAATATCGTCAATGAAGCCGTTGCCGTCGTCGTCTCGCTCGTTGCCGGGAATCTCGCCCGGGTTGACCCACATATTGGCGGCCAGATCCTCGTGCAAGTAGTTCACGCCGGTGTCCATCACGGCGACAATCGTATCCCGATCACCCGTTGTGATGTCCCAGGCTTCGAGCGCATCCATGTCCGCATCGGCGACTGAGCCAGGGAAGAATCCCTCGTTGTCCAAGGCGTAGTCGAACTCGTAGCCCGGATCATTGGGTTCTTCAATGAATAACTGGCGCGTGGCGTTGGGTTCGAAGAAGGCGACATTCCCCAAACTGCCGAGCCATTCGACGGCGCTCTCCGGCGAGCCCGACATTTTCAATAGCACCATCCCCGGCAGACCGACGCCCTGCGAGACGCGCACGTCGAACGGCGCCTCGGCGATGAATTGCGAGGCGTCCAAGGCGTTTTGCATCTGTGCAACCGCCTGATCGTTGAATTGCACCAGCCATTCGCCCCGGCGGGCTTGAATCGTCTCCCCGCGCCAGTCGAACGTCGTCAGCGAAGGCAAGTTCGCTGTGGGGACGTTCGAGAATTCCAGGGGCGCTGGGGCGGCGGCGAACCACTCCGGCGCCGGCACTCCCCCAGCAGACGGGGTGACCGACAACAACTGTCGGCTTTCCAGGGTTTCCAAGTTCCAATTGCGACGGTGGCGCGGCATATGCCCATGACTCCGAAAAAACGGGTTGCGGCCTTCCAGAATAAACCGACCAGTCAAACTGGGCAACTTTATTTCTGATCGAGTCGAAATTCGACGGGAAGGGGCGCGAAAACACTATCCGGCGGGGCGTCCCGAGTGGTCGGCGGGTTACGCGGGGCGTAACGATTCCCCCGAGTTTGACGTGAGCCCGCCAGGTTTAGTTCCGCTCCTCGGCTGCGAATCGCGCGCAGCGAGCGAAAACCCTGACGTGGTTCCGTCCGAATAAGTCCAGCGACAAGTTCGCCACGGTCATGGAACCACGCCGGACCGTTCCTTGTCCGACATCGTTTGCTAGAATTGTCGTCGCGAGCGGCAGCATAGCCGCGCAGCGACATGGGATGGGTGGCAGAGTGGTCTAATGCGGCGGTCTTGAAAACCGCTGTAGGCGAAAGCCTACCGGGGGTTCGAATCCCTCCCCATCCGCCTCGGCTTAGTCCTTCTCCTTGGCAATTGGGCCTGCCGCTCTGGCGTTTTCTTCATGGCTTGGCACGGAATCGAAGGGCACGACAATTTGGTGACGCAATTCCGCGCGGCACTAGGGCGCGGACGTCTCGCCAGCACGTTTCTGTTCGTCGGGCCGTCCGGCGTAGGAAAACGGACCTTCGCCGAGAAGTTCGCGCAAGCGTTGCTGTGTATGGCGCGGCCGGTCGAGCAGCTCGATCCGTGCGAGCAATGCGATAGTTGCCGCCAGGTGCTCGCTGGCGCGCATCCGGATCTGTTACGTGTCGCCAAGCCTGAAGGGAAGAGCGAACTGCCCCTGGCGCTGTTGATCGGCGAAGGGGAAACGCGGATGCGCACCGGACTTTGTCACGACATCGCCCTCAAGCCGTTCATGGGCGGGCGGCGCGTGGCGATCATCGACGACGCCGACGATCTCAACACCGAAGGAGCCAACTGCCTGCTGAAAACGCTGGAAGAACCGCCGCCGCGCTCCGTGATCATTCTGCTCGGGACCTCCGCCGAACGCCAATTGCCGACAATTCGTTCGCGCGCGCAACTTGTCCGTTTCCGCCCCTTGGAAAGCCAGCAAGTCGCCACGATCTTAGAACGCCAGGGCGTCGTGAGCGATCACGAAACTGCGCTGGGCTGGGCGGCCCTGAGCCAAGGTAGCGTGGCCAAGGCAATTGAAATGGCGGACGCGGAACTCTGGGCGTTTCGCGGCCAATTGATCTCAGGACTGTCGCGCGCGCCGCTCGCCAGTCGCGAAGTGGCCGTCGCGGTGACGGCCTTCGTCGATGCGGCAGGCAAAGAGGCGTCTGAGAAACGCATCCGCGCGCGGCAGGTGCTGGAATTCGCCGTGGAGTTTTACACCGGTTGCCTACGCGGCGCGTGCCGTGCCGACGACGCACACGAAAGCGCGCTTGCCCAGGCAATCGAGCGGCGTCTGGCGCAACCGGTGGAAGTCCCAGGTTTGGAAGCCGCGCTGGAGCGCACGCTGGCCGCCGTCGAACACGTCGAGCACAACGCCAATCAGGCGACGCTCATTGAGTGCTGGCTGGACGACTTGGCGCGCATCCTCGATCGTCACGGCTGGCGCGAGTTGCCGGCGGCGTAGCGATCAATGTGCCGGTTTCTCGTCGGCGGCGCCGTGCAGCGTCAGCACGAGCGAACGTCCGCCGGCCCGGTCGCGATGCTCGCAGAGATAAATGCCCTGCCACGTGCCCAGGCAAAGTTT includes the following:
- a CDS encoding S8 family serine peptidase; the protein is MPRHRRNWNLETLESRQLLSVTPSAGGVPAPEWFAAAPAPLEFSNVPTANLPSLTTFDWRGETIQARRGEWLVQFNDQAVAQMQNALDASQFIAEAPFDVRVSQGVGLPGMVLLKMSGSPESAVEWLGSLGNVAFFEPNATRQLFIEEPNDPGYEFDYALDNEGFFPGSVADADMDALEAWDITTGDRDTIVAVMDTGVNYLHEDLAANMWVNPGEIPGNERDDDGNGFIDDIHGYDFGERDADPMDEAGHGTAVAGTIGAVGNNGVGTVGINWSTQIMALKIAAADGSLDNAAIVEAVNYATMMRLRGTNVRVSNHSYGGGPPSEADRTSIEAHRDANILYVAAAGNGGFDGIGDSNDRAPDYPASYPYDNIIAVAATDAADNIASFSNYGINNVDIGAPGVDIMTTMVEGGYGYINGTSFSSPYTAGVAALVGAHAPTATYGEIRQAILEGVDRIPSLNGKVFTGGRLNARGALEAIERIKPPVALVSGNGVAINDGDVTPQVADNTDFGSISAANGRKVNTFVLANQGGVPLELSGILGVQVSGTHADDFRLTAIPSDVVLGAQSTQFSLTFDPSAPGLRTAIVSIEFESGATYEYAIQGTGLAPPPPWQNPRDKYDVNNDLKVSGLDVLLIVNELNRSGPHPLPAPGPGNSPPPYYDVSGDGNVSAVDIVQIINFINSRPSATTASNAIAATDHVLETVTADRSQDVLFTPVSDLALGELANGLAKRNSRRI
- a CDS encoding DNA polymerase III subunit, with protein sequence MAWHGIEGHDNLVTQFRAALGRGRLASTFLFVGPSGVGKRTFAEKFAQALLCMARPVEQLDPCEQCDSCRQVLAGAHPDLLRVAKPEGKSELPLALLIGEGETRMRTGLCHDIALKPFMGGRRVAIIDDADDLNTEGANCLLKTLEEPPPRSVIILLGTSAERQLPTIRSRAQLVRFRPLESQQVATILERQGVVSDHETALGWAALSQGSVAKAIEMADAELWAFRGQLISGLSRAPLASREVAVAVTAFVDAAGKEASEKRIRARQVLEFAVEFYTGCLRGACRADDAHESALAQAIERRLAQPVEVPGLEAALERTLAAVEHVEHNANQATLIECWLDDLARILDRHGWRELPAA